A region from the Drosophila takahashii strain IR98-3 E-12201 chromosome 2L, DtakHiC1v2, whole genome shotgun sequence genome encodes:
- the Oscillin gene encoding glucosamine-6-phosphate isomerase isoform X2 produces the protein MRLVILETSDSVGKWAAKYVMKRINDFQPTADRYFVLGLPTGSTPLGMYKELIEFHKQGKVSFQYVKTFNMDEYVGLPRDHHESYHYFMWNNFFKHIDIEPKNVHILDGNAADLVAECNKFEDQIREAGGVELFIGGIGPDGHIAFNEPGSSLVSRTRVKTLAQDTLEANARFFENDMSKVPKQALTVGVGTVMDSKEVMILITGAHKAFALYKAIEEGVNHMWTVSAFQQHANTLMICDEDATLELRVKTVKYFKGILRDLDEGSQQEG, from the exons ATGAGATTGGTAATATTGGAGACAAGCGATTCCGTTGGCAAGTGGGCGGCCAAATATGTGATGAAACGGATAAATGACTTCCAGCCCACCGCCGATAG ATACTTTGTTTTGGGTCTGCCAACCGGATCGACTCCTCTGGGAATGTACAAAGAACTGATTGAGTTTCACAAACAGGGCAAGGTATCCTTCCAATATGTGAAGACCTTTAATATGGACGAGTATGTGG GTCTGCCCAGGGATCACCACGAAAGCTATCACTACTTCATGTGGAACAATTTCTTCAAGCACATCGATATTGAGCCGAAAAATGTCCACATTTTGGATGGTAATGCAGCTGATCTGGTCGCCGAGTGCAACAAGTTTGAGGATCAGATCCGGGAGGCTGGAGGAGTGGAACTGTTCATCGGTGGTATTGGACCCGATGGGCATATTGCCTTTAATGAGCCGGGATCCTCGTTGGTGTCCAGGACCCGGGTGAAAACTCTGGCCCAGGATACGTTGGAAGCGAATGCTCGATTCTTTGAGAACGATATGAGCAAGGTGCCAAAACAGGCCCTAACCGTGGGCGTTGGTACTGTGATGGACTCCAAGGAAGTAATGATCCTTATTACGGGGGCACACAAGGCGTTTGCCTTGTACAAGGCCATTGAGGAGGGCGTGAATCACATGTGGACCGTTAGTGCCTTCCAGCAGCATGCCAATACACTGATGATCTGCGACGAGGATGCCACTTTGGAGTTGAGAGTTAAGACTGTGAAATACTTCAAG GGCATCCTCCGAGATCTAGACGAAGGCTCCCAACAGGAGGGCTAA
- the LOC108064115 gene encoding uncharacterized protein, with the protein MGNVMDRKVSCSEARATNAPPSPFVTPKEQETIKHEVVEPQEIVPNLTFHLFSYRQQMSCKKHQLMKYTTSKLLLTEELLKLQEQRLGVSTESWTNYESFLSDEDDEENRAPAGDDPLAQELSHLKNYRMELRSTILEFAQEKMKKREKKKLKRLKRRTLISSKKPSNKNKLKYWHPQSDAELEEQADQDAQDHPEVIVIDLPNSPSS; encoded by the coding sequence ATGGGCAACGTCATGGATCGCAAGGTGTCCTGCTCAGAGGCACGTGCCACAAATGCGCCGCCCTCCCCCTTCGTTACCCCCAAGGAGCAGGAGACAATTAAGCACGAGGTGGTGGAGCCGCAGGAGATTGTGCCAAATTTGACATTTCACTTGTTCAGCTATCGCCAGCAAATGAGTTGCAAAAAGCACCAGCTGATGAAGTACACCACATCGAAGCTCCTGCTAACCGAGGAGCTGCTAAAGCTACAGGAGCAGCGACTAGGGGTGTCCACCGAATCGTGGACCAATTACGAATCCTTCCTATCGGACGAGGATGACGAAGAGAACCGGGCTCCAGCCGGCGATGATCCGCTGGCCCAGGAATTGAGCCACCTGAAGAACTATCGCATGGAACTCAGAAGCACCATTCTGGAGTTCGCCCAGGAGAAGATGAAGAAGCGGGAGAAGAAGAAGCTGAAGCGTCTGAAACGTCGCACCCTGATCTCCTCCAAGAAGCCGAGCAACAAGAACAAGCTCAAGTACTGGCATCCCCAGTCGGATGCGGAGCTGGAGGAGCAAGCTGATCAGGATGCCCAGGATCACCCAGAGGTCATTGTCATAGATTTGCCCAATTCGCCTAGTTCCTAA
- the LOC108064117 gene encoding uncharacterized protein — MDQSVISQYTNSKKLMMFRTPNEEEALKNQIFIFNSPIDYKDQQLIVYQRPGLINGAKDFGYCVVYKRDHYVLNNPPNFKSPTKRSFLNECIRQLYLMNGMGHKMYWRTTSAMALSTPGEVWHQVNSCLLPERLTPLKESLKRVKRQLFRDPRADRKNPKPLKGKVWGTQVFCFKSMREKIGRKYIRRGYLTIARREALQEMIREHLQREIVCTPAACNTVISAADGIFNANAGVIGDICSYHSNAARHQPAVECRLTEGEARLRNNEACRLTHRAKRLEAMFIHEQVRRAVQNHQFILEESVRSIYYAKELFRLIEDHEDFVYTDNKILGKI; from the coding sequence ATGGATCAGTCTGTCATTAGTCAGTACACCAACTCCAAGAAGCTGATGATGTTCCGCACTCCCAACGAGGAAGAGGCGCTCAAGAACCAGATATTCATCTTTAACTCGCCGATTGACTACAAGGACCAGCAGCTGATTGTCTACCAGAGACCAGGACTCATCAACGGAGCCAAGGACTTCGGCTATTGCGTGGTCTACAAGCGAGATCACTATGTGCTGAACAATCCGCCGAACTTCAAGAGTCCCACGAAGAGGAGTTTCCTCAACGAGTGCATCCGCCAGTTGTATCTGATGAACGGCATGGGCCACAAGATGTACTGGAGGACCACAAGTGCGATGGCTTTGAGCACACCCGGAGAAGTCTGGCACCAGGTGAACAGTTGCCTTCTGCCGGAGCGACTTACGCCGCTGAAGGAGAGCCTTAAACGGGTGAAGAGGCAGCTGTTCCGGGATCCCAGGGCAGATCGCAAGAACCCGAAGCCGCTGAAGGGCAAAGTCTGGGGCACCCAAGTCTTCTGCTTCAAGTCGATGCGTGAGAAGATTGGAAGGAAGTACATTCGCCGAGGCTACCTGACCATTGCCCGCCGGGAAGCCCTGCAAGAGATGATCCGGGAGCATTTGCAGCGCGAAATTGTCTGCACTCCGGCCGCCTGCAACACGGTGATCAGTGCTGCCGATGGAATCTTCAACGCGAACGCCGGGGTCATCGGGGACATCTGCAGCTACCACAGCAACGCGGCACGTCATCAGCCCGCCGTAGAGTGCCGTCTTACAGAAGGAGAAGCCCGTCTGCGAAACAACGAGGCCTGTCGGCTGACCCATCGTGCCAAGCGACTGGAGGCCATGTTCATCCACGAACAGGTCCGCCGGGCCGTCCAGAACCACCAGTTCATCCTCGAGGAGTCGGTGCGATCCATCTACTACGCCAAGGAGCTCTTCCGCCTGATTGAGGATCACGAGGACTTCGTCTACACAGACAACAAGATCCTGGGCAAGATATGA
- the Oscillin gene encoding glucosamine-6-phosphate isomerase isoform X1 — MRLVILETSDSVGKWAAKYVMKRINDFQPTADRYFVLGLPTGSTPLGMYKELIEFHKQGKVSFQYVKTFNMDEYVGLPRDHHESYHYFMWNNFFKHIDIEPKNVHILDGNAADLVAECNKFEDQIREAGGVELFIGGIGPDGHIAFNEPGSSLVSRTRVKTLAQDTLEANARFFENDMSKVPKQALTVGVGTVMDSKEVMILITGAHKAFALYKAIEEGVNHMWTVSAFQQHANTLMICDEDATLELRVKTVKYFKSLMDVHSKLIEQQKTT; from the exons ATGAGATTGGTAATATTGGAGACAAGCGATTCCGTTGGCAAGTGGGCGGCCAAATATGTGATGAAACGGATAAATGACTTCCAGCCCACCGCCGATAG ATACTTTGTTTTGGGTCTGCCAACCGGATCGACTCCTCTGGGAATGTACAAAGAACTGATTGAGTTTCACAAACAGGGCAAGGTATCCTTCCAATATGTGAAGACCTTTAATATGGACGAGTATGTGG GTCTGCCCAGGGATCACCACGAAAGCTATCACTACTTCATGTGGAACAATTTCTTCAAGCACATCGATATTGAGCCGAAAAATGTCCACATTTTGGATGGTAATGCAGCTGATCTGGTCGCCGAGTGCAACAAGTTTGAGGATCAGATCCGGGAGGCTGGAGGAGTGGAACTGTTCATCGGTGGTATTGGACCCGATGGGCATATTGCCTTTAATGAGCCGGGATCCTCGTTGGTGTCCAGGACCCGGGTGAAAACTCTGGCCCAGGATACGTTGGAAGCGAATGCTCGATTCTTTGAGAACGATATGAGCAAGGTGCCAAAACAGGCCCTAACCGTGGGCGTTGGTACTGTGATGGACTCCAAGGAAGTAATGATCCTTATTACGGGGGCACACAAGGCGTTTGCCTTGTACAAGGCCATTGAGGAGGGCGTGAATCACATGTGGACCGTTAGTGCCTTCCAGCAGCATGCCAATACACTGATGATCTGCGACGAGGATGCCACTTTGGAGTTGAGAGTTAAGACTGTGAAATACTTCAAG AGCCTAATGGACGTTCATTCCAAGCTGATAGAGCAACAAAAGACGACGTAA